One Etheostoma spectabile isolate EspeVRDwgs_2016 chromosome 12, UIUC_Espe_1.0, whole genome shotgun sequence genomic window carries:
- the plvapa gene encoding plasmalemma vesicle associated protein a isoform X3, with product MYSRYSQVSKSSPQKKMQHRSKGKSCGYYMRIVFFFSSLIQSLIIVSLVLFLVYGKTQDSASTTRIQDLEESFSRLSIENVALRLQRKNLTNLLNTTLTEKARNDWDLVKLRHFSNISLVLIQDIDKKMQQCNIELFTCKNTARCPTTFQVTDNCNCGLLTERLKARLDLVEANFTQTTQRLRMEMDQTAKERDTISLEAIRLRRDKSTHEKEVEFFRQKCKDDFAQSLSGISNVSKAFREKISSLFSTHIAFQLTCPKQRDHLEQIRTNCTSLSMEVEDKFQRYLDSVGGQVSAIQAESSRLKAENWRLSDDYRWCTTNRTGLMLQHGQNLAKLQRKHDEDKERLLIDKMRLNGDLDVLRHDVKYKSKEVDHLTEQIKQLNMSCVLKTSFGFPSRSGTQPQLGWGLGGGSSSASSSSSFGVQPGRAGSGGLSSSSGSFPSTFNKPVSNGAGSSSSSVLSSGSGSSTGSGFNRPGQGSIGTGSSSSSVSSTGSGSSVGSAFNKPGLNGAGSSSSSVLSSGSGSSTGSVHNRLGQGSVGAGSSSSSVLSSGSGSSTGLGVNRLGQGSVGAGSSSSSVLSSGSGSSTGAGFNTGGGYPNIGSASNPNLSPSGTGSNNPAQSGRGSPTFGSSSGSSGTGSNKPASGSSLGSSSGSSAGATGATGATSKSGSVSNPFAWLGLGNSGQSKSGSGTGKVPSTGNSYGGTGSSFGAGRTSGLGSGSVNVAQHVKDLQRIINPSGPEEKQDLSRMLG from the exons ATGTACAGCAGGTACTCCCAGGTGTCCAAGTCCAGCCCGCAGAAGAAGATGCAACACCGCTCAAAGGGCAAGAGCTGCGGCTACTACATGCGCatagtcttcttcttctcttcgcTCATTCAGTCTCTGATCATAGTTAGCCTCGTGCTCTTCCTGGTCTACGGTAAGACGCAGGACTCGGCGTCCACGACACGCATCCAGGACCTGGAGGAGAGCTTCAGCCGGCTCTCCATAGAGAATGTGGCCCTGAGGCTGCAGAGGAAGAACCTGACCAACTTACTCAACACCACCCTGACGGAGAAGGCCCGCAACGACTGGGACCTGGTCAAACTCCGCCACTTCTCAAACATCTCATTGGTCCTTATCCAAGATATTGACAAAAAGATG CAACAGTGCAATATTGAGTTGTTCACATGCAAGAACACCGCCCGATGCCCAACCACAT TTCAGGTTACGGATAACTGCAACTGTGGGCTGCTGACTGAACGACTGAAAGCCAGGCTCGACCTTGTGGAGGCCAACTTCACACAAACGACGCAGAGGTTGAGGATGGAAATGGACCAGACCgccaaagagagagacaccatTAGCTTGGAAGCCATCCGTCTGCGGAGGGACAAATCCACACATGAAAAGGAAGTGGAGTTCTTTAGGCAAAAATGCAAAGATGACTTCGCCCAGTCCTTGAGTGGCATTTCCAATGTCTCCAAGGCTTTCCGAGAGAAGATCAGTTCCCTCTTCTCTACGCACATTGCCTTCCAGCTCACCTGTCCCAAACAGAGGGACCACCTGGAGCAGATCCGCACCAATTGCACCAGCTTGTCCATGGAAGTGGAGGACAAGTTCCAGCGTTACCTGGATAGTGTGGGAGGACAGGTGTCAGCCATCCAGGCAGAAAGCAGCCGTCTAAAGGCAGAGAACTGGCGACTGTCTGACGACTACCGCTGGTGCACCACGAACCGCACAGGCCTGATGCTGCAGCACGGACAGAACTTAGCCAAGCTTCAGCGGAAACACGACGAGGACAAGGAGAGACTCTTGATTGATAAGATGAGGCTTAATGGAGACTTGGACGTCCTGAGACACGATgtcaaatataaaagtaaagagGTTGATCACCTTACAGAGCAAATCAAGCAGCTCAACATGTCCTGCGTGCTTAAG ACGAGTTTTGGATTTCCATCTCGGTCAGGCACACAGCCCCAGCTTGGTTGGGGCTTGGGTGGTGGATCCAGCTCTGCCTCGTCCAGCTCTTCTTTTGGGGTTCAGCCAGGTAGGGCAGGGTCAGGGGGATTGAGTTCAAGCTCAGGCTCATTTCCGTCAACATTCAATAAGCCAGTTTCAAATGGGGCCGGCTCGTCAAGCTCCTCTGTCTTGTCATCCGGGTCAGGTAGCTCCACTGGCTCAGGATTCAATAGGCCAGGACAAGGATCAATTGGGACGGGCTCTTCAAGCTCGTCTGTCTCGTCAACTGGGTCAGGTAGCTCCGTTGGGTCAGCATTTAATAAGCCAGGATTGAACGGGGCTG GCTCTTCAAGTTCATCCGTCTTGTCATCCGGGTCAGGTAGCTCCACCGGGTCAGTACACAATAGGCTAGGACAAGGATCAGTTGGGGCAGGCTCTTCAAGTTCGTCCGTCTTGTCATCCGGGTCAGGTAGCTCCACTGGGTTAGGAGTTAATAGGCTAGGACAAGGATCCGTTGGGGCAGGCTCTTCAAGCTCGTCCGTCTTGTCGTCCGGGTCAG GTAGCTCCACCGGGGCAGGGTTCAATACTGGGGGAGGATACCCAAACATTGGCTCAGCGTCAAATCCAAATCTTAGCCCAAGTGGGACAGGTTCCAATAACCCAGCACAGAGTGGGAGAGGCTCTCCAACTTTTGGGTCATCCTCTGGGTCAAGCGGGACAGGCTCGAATAAACCAGCATCTGGTTCTTCCCTTGGGTCATCCTCTGGTTCTTCTGCCGGGGCGACTGGGGCAACTGGGGCAACGAGTAAAAGCGGGTCAGTCAGCAACCCATTTGCTTGGCTTGGGTTAGGTAACTCAGGACAAAGTAAGTCAGGAAGTGGAACAGGGAAAGTACCATCAACTGGGAATAGTTATGGTGGAACTGGGTCATCCTTTGGTGCAGGAAGAACGAGTGGACTGGGAAGTGGCTCAG TCAACGTCGCTCAGCACGTTAAAGATCTGCAACGCATCATCAACCCCTCAGGCCCAGA gGAGAAACAAGATCTCTCCAGAATGTTGGGTTAG
- the plvapa gene encoding plasmalemma vesicle associated protein a isoform X7, protein MYSRYSQVSKSSPQKKMQHRSKGKSCGYYMRIVFFFSSLIQSLIIVSLVLFLVYGKTQDSASTTRIQDLEESFSRLSIENVALRLQRKNLTNLLNTTLTEKARNDWDLVKLRHFSNISLVLIQDIDKKMQQCNIELFTCKNTARCPTTFQVTDNCNCGLLTERLKARLDLVEANFTQTTQRLRMEMDQTAKERDTISLEAIRLRRDKSTHEKEVEFFRQKCKDDFAQSLSGISNVSKAFREKISSLFSTHIAFQLTCPKQRDHLEQIRTNCTSLSMEVEDKFQRYLDSVGGQVSAIQAESSRLKAENWRLSDDYRWCTTNRTGLMLQHGQNLAKLQRKHDEDKERLLIDKMRLNGDLDVLRHDVKYKSKEVDHLTEQIKQLNMSCVLKTSFGFPSRSGTQPQLGWGLGGGSSSASSSSSFGVQPGRAGSGGLSSSSGSFPSTFNKPVSNGAGSSSSSVLSSGSGSSTGSGFNRPGQGSIGTGSSSSSVSSTGSGSSTGAGFNTGGGYPNIGSASNPNLSPSGTGSNNPAQSGRGSPTFGSSSGSSGTGSNKPASGSSLGSSSGSSAGATGATGATSKSGSVSNPFAWLGLGNSGQSKSGSGTGKVPSTGNSYGGTGSSFGAGRTSGLGSGSVNVAQHVKDLQRIINPSGPEEKQDLSRMLG, encoded by the exons ATGTACAGCAGGTACTCCCAGGTGTCCAAGTCCAGCCCGCAGAAGAAGATGCAACACCGCTCAAAGGGCAAGAGCTGCGGCTACTACATGCGCatagtcttcttcttctcttcgcTCATTCAGTCTCTGATCATAGTTAGCCTCGTGCTCTTCCTGGTCTACGGTAAGACGCAGGACTCGGCGTCCACGACACGCATCCAGGACCTGGAGGAGAGCTTCAGCCGGCTCTCCATAGAGAATGTGGCCCTGAGGCTGCAGAGGAAGAACCTGACCAACTTACTCAACACCACCCTGACGGAGAAGGCCCGCAACGACTGGGACCTGGTCAAACTCCGCCACTTCTCAAACATCTCATTGGTCCTTATCCAAGATATTGACAAAAAGATG CAACAGTGCAATATTGAGTTGTTCACATGCAAGAACACCGCCCGATGCCCAACCACAT TTCAGGTTACGGATAACTGCAACTGTGGGCTGCTGACTGAACGACTGAAAGCCAGGCTCGACCTTGTGGAGGCCAACTTCACACAAACGACGCAGAGGTTGAGGATGGAAATGGACCAGACCgccaaagagagagacaccatTAGCTTGGAAGCCATCCGTCTGCGGAGGGACAAATCCACACATGAAAAGGAAGTGGAGTTCTTTAGGCAAAAATGCAAAGATGACTTCGCCCAGTCCTTGAGTGGCATTTCCAATGTCTCCAAGGCTTTCCGAGAGAAGATCAGTTCCCTCTTCTCTACGCACATTGCCTTCCAGCTCACCTGTCCCAAACAGAGGGACCACCTGGAGCAGATCCGCACCAATTGCACCAGCTTGTCCATGGAAGTGGAGGACAAGTTCCAGCGTTACCTGGATAGTGTGGGAGGACAGGTGTCAGCCATCCAGGCAGAAAGCAGCCGTCTAAAGGCAGAGAACTGGCGACTGTCTGACGACTACCGCTGGTGCACCACGAACCGCACAGGCCTGATGCTGCAGCACGGACAGAACTTAGCCAAGCTTCAGCGGAAACACGACGAGGACAAGGAGAGACTCTTGATTGATAAGATGAGGCTTAATGGAGACTTGGACGTCCTGAGACACGATgtcaaatataaaagtaaagagGTTGATCACCTTACAGAGCAAATCAAGCAGCTCAACATGTCCTGCGTGCTTAAG ACGAGTTTTGGATTTCCATCTCGGTCAGGCACACAGCCCCAGCTTGGTTGGGGCTTGGGTGGTGGATCCAGCTCTGCCTCGTCCAGCTCTTCTTTTGGGGTTCAGCCAGGTAGGGCAGGGTCAGGGGGATTGAGTTCAAGCTCAGGCTCATTTCCGTCAACATTCAATAAGCCAGTTTCAAATGGGGCCGGCTCGTCAAGCTCCTCTGTCTTGTCATCCGGGTCAGGTAGCTCCACTGGCTCAGGATTCAATAGGCCAGGACAAGGATCAATTGGGACGGGCTCTTCAAGCTCGTCTGTCTCGTCAACTGGGTCAG GTAGCTCCACCGGGGCAGGGTTCAATACTGGGGGAGGATACCCAAACATTGGCTCAGCGTCAAATCCAAATCTTAGCCCAAGTGGGACAGGTTCCAATAACCCAGCACAGAGTGGGAGAGGCTCTCCAACTTTTGGGTCATCCTCTGGGTCAAGCGGGACAGGCTCGAATAAACCAGCATCTGGTTCTTCCCTTGGGTCATCCTCTGGTTCTTCTGCCGGGGCGACTGGGGCAACTGGGGCAACGAGTAAAAGCGGGTCAGTCAGCAACCCATTTGCTTGGCTTGGGTTAGGTAACTCAGGACAAAGTAAGTCAGGAAGTGGAACAGGGAAAGTACCATCAACTGGGAATAGTTATGGTGGAACTGGGTCATCCTTTGGTGCAGGAAGAACGAGTGGACTGGGAAGTGGCTCAG TCAACGTCGCTCAGCACGTTAAAGATCTGCAACGCATCATCAACCCCTCAGGCCCAGA gGAGAAACAAGATCTCTCCAGAATGTTGGGTTAG
- the plvapa gene encoding plasmalemma vesicle associated protein a isoform X2, with product MYSRYSQVSKSSPQKKMQHRSKGKSCGYYMRIVFFFSSLIQSLIIVSLVLFLVYGKTQDSASTTRIQDLEESFSRLSIENVALRLQRKNLTNLLNTTLTEKARNDWDLVKLRHFSNISLVLIQDIDKKMQQCNIELFTCKNTARCPTTFQVTDNCNCGLLTERLKARLDLVEANFTQTTQRLRMEMDQTAKERDTISLEAIRLRRDKSTHEKEVEFFRQKCKDDFAQSLSGISNVSKAFREKISSLFSTHIAFQLTCPKQRDHLEQIRTNCTSLSMEVEDKFQRYLDSVGGQVSAIQAESSRLKAENWRLSDDYRWCTTNRTGLMLQHGQNLAKLQRKHDEDKERLLIDKMRLNGDLDVLRHDVKYKSKEVDHLTEQIKQLNMSCVLKTSFGFPSRSGTQPQLGWGLGGGSSSASSSSSFGVQPGRAGSGGLSSSSGSFPSTFNKPVSNGAGSSSSSVLSSGSGSSVGSAFNKPGLNGAGSSSSSVLSSGSGSSTGSVHNRLGQGSVGAGSSSSSVLSSGSGSSTGSVHNRLGQGSVGAGSSSSSVLSSGSGSSTGLGVNRLGQGSVGAGSSSSSVLSSGSGSSTGSGVNRLGQGSVGAGSGSSTGAGFNTGGGYPNIGSASNPNLSPSGTGSNNPAQSGRGSPTFGSSSGSSGTGSNKPASGSSLGSSSGSSAGATGATGATSKSGSVSNPFAWLGLGNSGQSKSGSGTGKVPSTGNSYGGTGSSFGAGRTSGLGSGSVNVAQHVKDLQRIINPSGPEEKQDLSRMLG from the exons ATGTACAGCAGGTACTCCCAGGTGTCCAAGTCCAGCCCGCAGAAGAAGATGCAACACCGCTCAAAGGGCAAGAGCTGCGGCTACTACATGCGCatagtcttcttcttctcttcgcTCATTCAGTCTCTGATCATAGTTAGCCTCGTGCTCTTCCTGGTCTACGGTAAGACGCAGGACTCGGCGTCCACGACACGCATCCAGGACCTGGAGGAGAGCTTCAGCCGGCTCTCCATAGAGAATGTGGCCCTGAGGCTGCAGAGGAAGAACCTGACCAACTTACTCAACACCACCCTGACGGAGAAGGCCCGCAACGACTGGGACCTGGTCAAACTCCGCCACTTCTCAAACATCTCATTGGTCCTTATCCAAGATATTGACAAAAAGATG CAACAGTGCAATATTGAGTTGTTCACATGCAAGAACACCGCCCGATGCCCAACCACAT TTCAGGTTACGGATAACTGCAACTGTGGGCTGCTGACTGAACGACTGAAAGCCAGGCTCGACCTTGTGGAGGCCAACTTCACACAAACGACGCAGAGGTTGAGGATGGAAATGGACCAGACCgccaaagagagagacaccatTAGCTTGGAAGCCATCCGTCTGCGGAGGGACAAATCCACACATGAAAAGGAAGTGGAGTTCTTTAGGCAAAAATGCAAAGATGACTTCGCCCAGTCCTTGAGTGGCATTTCCAATGTCTCCAAGGCTTTCCGAGAGAAGATCAGTTCCCTCTTCTCTACGCACATTGCCTTCCAGCTCACCTGTCCCAAACAGAGGGACCACCTGGAGCAGATCCGCACCAATTGCACCAGCTTGTCCATGGAAGTGGAGGACAAGTTCCAGCGTTACCTGGATAGTGTGGGAGGACAGGTGTCAGCCATCCAGGCAGAAAGCAGCCGTCTAAAGGCAGAGAACTGGCGACTGTCTGACGACTACCGCTGGTGCACCACGAACCGCACAGGCCTGATGCTGCAGCACGGACAGAACTTAGCCAAGCTTCAGCGGAAACACGACGAGGACAAGGAGAGACTCTTGATTGATAAGATGAGGCTTAATGGAGACTTGGACGTCCTGAGACACGATgtcaaatataaaagtaaagagGTTGATCACCTTACAGAGCAAATCAAGCAGCTCAACATGTCCTGCGTGCTTAAG ACGAGTTTTGGATTTCCATCTCGGTCAGGCACACAGCCCCAGCTTGGTTGGGGCTTGGGTGGTGGATCCAGCTCTGCCTCGTCCAGCTCTTCTTTTGGGGTTCAGCCAGGTAGGGCAGGGTCAGGGGGATTGAGTTCAAGCTCAGGCTCATTTCCGTCAACATTCAATAAGCCAGTTTCAAATGGGGCCGGCTCGTCAAGCTCCTCTGTCTTGTCATCCGGGTCAG GTAGCTCCGTTGGGTCAGCATTTAATAAGCCAGGATTGAACGGGGCTGGCTCTTCAAGCTCGTCCGTCTTGTCATCCGGGTCAGGTAGCTCCACCGGGTCAGTACACAATAGGCTAGGACAAGGATCAGTTGGGGCAGGCTCTTCAAGTTCATCCGTCTTGTCATCCGGGTCAGGTAGCTCCACCGGGTCAGTACACAATAGGCTAGGACAAGGATCAGTTGGGGCAGGCTCTTCAAGTTCGTCCGTCTTGTCATCCGGGTCAGGTAGCTCCACTGGGTTAGGAGTTAATAGGCTAGGACAAGGATCCGTTGGGGCAGGCTCTTCAAGCTCGTCCGTCTTGTCGTCCGGGTCAGGTAGCTCCACCGGGTCAGGAGTTAATAGGCTAGGACAAGGATCAGTTGGGGCAGGTTCAGGTAGCTCCACCGGGGCAGGGTTCAATACTGGGGGAGGATACCCAAACATTGGCTCAGCGTCAAATCCAAATCTTAGCCCAAGTGGGACAGGTTCCAATAACCCAGCACAGAGTGGGAGAGGCTCTCCAACTTTTGGGTCATCCTCTGGGTCAAGCGGGACAGGCTCGAATAAACCAGCATCTGGTTCTTCCCTTGGGTCATCCTCTGGTTCTTCTGCCGGGGCGACTGGGGCAACTGGGGCAACGAGTAAAAGCGGGTCAGTCAGCAACCCATTTGCTTGGCTTGGGTTAGGTAACTCAGGACAAAGTAAGTCAGGAAGTGGAACAGGGAAAGTACCATCAACTGGGAATAGTTATGGTGGAACTGGGTCATCCTTTGGTGCAGGAAGAACGAGTGGACTGGGAAGTGGCTCAG TCAACGTCGCTCAGCACGTTAAAGATCTGCAACGCATCATCAACCCCTCAGGCCCAGA gGAGAAACAAGATCTCTCCAGAATGTTGGGTTAG